ATGATTGTATACTCTTCATCCGAATCAATCACTTGCGTATACTGTTGTCCATCAGGAGCAGTCAGCTTAGCGGTTAGAGGGCCATTGTTATTTGCGTATGCAAGGAGACCAAAAGCTATAGAAGAACTGGTTACACCGGTAGCATTATTCGCAATGTTAAATGTATAAGTTCCCGTAGCATTAGGCTCTAAGTCTACTTTTTTATGAAGATTAAATCCGTAATCATTACCTGCGGAAATAACCACAACTCTACCCGGTGCTGAAGTTGTAAAATCATTAACTGCCACCTCATGATTTTCCGTACCGTCATGAGCACTACCCTGCCCTCCGATACTCATATTAACAACAATAGGCTTATTAAGTGCTGTTGCTACATTTTTAAAATAGGTTAAAGCATTAATTGTATTGGTAGTTGGGAAAGAACCATTACCACCTTTTACAAAAACAATGTCCGCATTCGTAGCAAATCCCTTATGTCTGTTATCTGCTATTCCCATACCGTTTCCGGCAACTGTTCCGGCAACATGAGAACCATGACCATTGGTATCATTTTCACGCACGAAATTTGCAGGAGAGCCATCCAGCTCATCTTCAATCTGAGCTCTCGTATATTCAACACCTGTTGCAAAACCTGCCGGTGGTGCTTCTGTACCTTGCGCTGTTAACGTCTGATCCCAGATAGAAACAATTCTGCTCTTTGTCTGGTCATCTGCTTTTCTGAAGTCAGGATGCTTCCAGTCGATACCGGAATCATAAATTCCTACCAGAACTCCGGTTCCGTTATACGCTGTATTATTGAATACGCCGTCTTGTAACAAACTAGCCCCGGACTGCGCTCTGGAAACATCATTATGAAGCTCGTCAAATGTCGGCGCCATGATAGACGTTACATAAGGCAATTGTCGCAGCTTCTCGATATCCTCAATGCTCGCCAAAGCGGTAACAAAGCCAGGTAACTGGCTCTGAACCAAAATCCCGTCTTCTTTTAACTTCTCCGGTGTCTTGGTATATACGATACATGAATACATCGTTTGAGCCCCCTTAGAGGTTACCACGAGATGTTTGTCGAGTTTTATGTCGTCACGCTCCAGCTCTTTAACAGCTCCGCCCTTCTGTACCTTTTCTTTGTTCTTAAGCAGCAAAGAAAAGCGGTAATCCAGCTTTTGTGCCTGCCCGGAAACTGTATAAGAATACAAACCGAGAAAAGCAGCTGCCGCATTACGTAAAAGTTTCACACCTCCATGAGGAATGCTTACTTTTGTAAATAGTAGTTTTTTAATATTCATTTTTAAAGCATTTTTTAACGATACAATTATACTATTTTTATTTCAATTGGCTTTTATATAAAAATACATTATTCAATTTTAATATAATTTTAAAATCACATTACCAATTAGCATCATTTAACACAAATAAAATAAAACATCATGCAGGATTTTCTTTTCTACCTCAACCTCGGCTGGGAACATATTATCTCTTTAGACGCTTTAGATCATCAGCTTTTTGTATTAGCATTAATTGCAGTGTATTCATTCAGTGACTGGAAAAAAATATTGGTACTTGTTACAGCTTTCACGATCGGGCATTCCGTAACATTAGCATTGAGTATTTTAGATATTGTAAGAGTGTCTTCAGATTGGGTAGAATTTTTAATTCCGTTAACGATCGTTATAACAGCTTTTGGAAATATTGTGATGAAAAACAAAAAACAGTCGCAAAACAAAATCGCTTATTATTTAGCATTATTTTTCGGATTAATTCATGGGATGGGATTCGCCAATACCGCAAGAGTGATGATCTCTAAAAGCCAAAGCATCGCTGTTCCGCTTTTAGGCTTCAATATTGGGTTAGAATTGGGACAGATCGTCATTGTTTTTGCGATATTAATTCTACTTTTCATCCTCCTAAACATCTTTAAAGTAAATAAAAAAGATTGGATACTTTTCGTTTCCTCAGGGGTTTTTGCGCTATCGCTGAAGATGACGCTGGAAAGAATTCCGTTTTAAATTGAAACATCTTTAAATTTTCAACTACTTATTATTATATTTGATAATTCTTAAATGATTTGGCTATGAAATTAAAAGTAACTGCACTTTCAGTTTTATTATATGCGGGTGCAACTGCTCAGAATATTCAAAATAATCCGGGAAGTAATCACGGAAATAAATTCGAGCAACTGGGAACCATCCTTCCCACTCCCAATATCTACAGAACAGCTTCCGGTGCGCCCGGACACGGATATTGGCAAAACAGGGCAGACTATAATATTACTGCTTATCTGGATGAGGACAAACGAAATCTGAAAGGTTCAGAAACAGTTACTTACTACAATAATTCTCCTGATGATCTGGATTACATTTGGCTTCAGTTAGATGAAAACCAACAGTCTAATGTAAAAAACGCAGATTATCAGTACGCTTCTACCCTTCCGAAAAATACAACGGATAAACATTTAAAAGTAACCGAACTTCCTGCAAAAGATAACGGATATGGCGTAACGCTTGAAAAAGTGACCGATGCAGCCGGAACCCCTTTAAAATATACCGTCAATAAAACAATGATGCGTATTGATTTGCCTAAAGCTTTAAAAAAAGGTGAACAATTAACATTCAAAGTAGACTGGAATTACAATATTCCGAACAGAATGGAAAAAGGCGGTCGTGGCGGTTACGAAAACTTCCCTGAAGACGGAAATGATCTTTACACGATGACGCAATGGTATCCCAGAATGTGTGTATACAGCGATTTCCACGGATGGCAGAATCATCAGTTTACAGGAAGAGGCGAATTTGCTTTGGTTTTCGGAAATTTTAAAGTTTCGATGAATGTTCCCGCAGATCACGTGGTGGGAGGAACCGGAGAATGTAAAAACTACGATCAGGTTTTAAGTTCAGACCAATTGGCAAGATACAGAAAGGCAGAAAATGCAAGTGAACCGGTTGAAATTATAACGTTGGATGAAGCTAAAAAAGCAGAGAAAAATCATTCCAAACAAAGAAAAACCTGGAATTTTGAAGCCAATGATGTGAGGGATTTTGCGTGGACTTCTTCAAGAAAGTTTGTTTGGGACGGAATGCGTGTTACGATTCCTGAAAACAACAATAAAGTAATGGCGATGAGTTTCTATCCTAAAGAAGCTTATAATTTATACAGAAAATATTCCACAAAAGCAGTTGCACATACGATTAAAACGTATTCAGAATTTACGATTCCGTATCCGTATCCTGTAGCGCAATCTGTAGAAGCTGCCAATGGAATGGAATATCCGATGATCTGTTTTAATTTCGGTAGAACGGAAAAAGACGGTACCTACTCTGAAGGTACCAAAAACGGAATGATCGGCGTTGTTATTCACGAAGTCGGGCATAACTTTTTCCCGATGATCGTGAATTCTGACGAAAGACAATGGAGCTGGATGGATGAAGGTTTGAATACCTTTACGGAATACCTTACCGAAGAAAAATGGGATAATAAATTCCCATCCAAAAGAGGACCGGCCTGGGCTATCGTAGATTATATGAAACTTCCGAAAGATCAGCTGGAACCTATTATGACAAACTCTGAAAATATCGTGCAATTTGGTCCGAATGCCTACTCAAAACCGGCAACCGGATTAAATATTCTTCGTGAAACAATTATGGGAAGAGAACTTTTCGATAAAGCATTTAAAACCTATGCTAAAAGATGGGCTTTCAAACACCCGGAGCCAGCAGATTTTTTCAGAACAATGGAAGATGCAAGCGGTGAAGATCTGGACTGGTTCTGGAGAGGCTGGTTTTAC
The sequence above is a segment of the Chryseobacterium sp. MYb264 genome. Coding sequences within it:
- a CDS encoding HupE/UreJ family protein encodes the protein MQDFLFYLNLGWEHIISLDALDHQLFVLALIAVYSFSDWKKILVLVTAFTIGHSVTLALSILDIVRVSSDWVEFLIPLTIVITAFGNIVMKNKKQSQNKIAYYLALFFGLIHGMGFANTARVMISKSQSIAVPLLGFNIGLELGQIVIVFAILILLFILLNIFKVNKKDWILFVSSGVFALSLKMTLERIPF
- a CDS encoding M1 family metallopeptidase, which encodes MKLKVTALSVLLYAGATAQNIQNNPGSNHGNKFEQLGTILPTPNIYRTASGAPGHGYWQNRADYNITAYLDEDKRNLKGSETVTYYNNSPDDLDYIWLQLDENQQSNVKNADYQYASTLPKNTTDKHLKVTELPAKDNGYGVTLEKVTDAAGTPLKYTVNKTMMRIDLPKALKKGEQLTFKVDWNYNIPNRMEKGGRGGYENFPEDGNDLYTMTQWYPRMCVYSDFHGWQNHQFTGRGEFALVFGNFKVSMNVPADHVVGGTGECKNYDQVLSSDQLARYRKAENASEPVEIITLDEAKKAEKNHSKQRKTWNFEANDVRDFAWTSSRKFVWDGMRVTIPENNNKVMAMSFYPKEAYNLYRKYSTKAVAHTIKTYSEFTIPYPYPVAQSVEAANGMEYPMICFNFGRTEKDGTYSEGTKNGMIGVVIHEVGHNFFPMIVNSDERQWSWMDEGLNTFTEYLTEEKWDNKFPSKRGPAWAIVDYMKLPKDQLEPIMTNSENIVQFGPNAYSKPATGLNILRETIMGRELFDKAFKTYAKRWAFKHPEPADFFRTMEDASGEDLDWFWRGWFYGTDPVDIAIDKVTIATPDLATAPKSAGEVTYNIDPPAVNSFEDLSKIRNKEDKTINFAVDKDKELQDFYYRYDRGQEKVDAAKKYIVKTAASEPLTQKDKDQFKNITAYQIDFTNKGGLVMPIILEFTFEDGTKLRDKTSAQIWRLNEQKVSKTFYFDKKLKSIQLDPMRETADIDTSNNFWSNDGHIGEVSKFQLFKEKEKGSARGSSNGRVNPMQAAGKKN